One segment of Meriones unguiculatus strain TT.TT164.6M chromosome 3, Bangor_MerUng_6.1, whole genome shotgun sequence DNA contains the following:
- the LOC110542283 gene encoding PRAME family member 8-like isoform X2 — protein sequence MSAQTPPTLLKLARQALLRDETLDMSALDKLPMELFPVLFKEALIGRHTATVKAMVAAWPFPCLPVGALMKTPDLETFQAVLAGVDMWLQRKFHPRGKLQVLDLRKEHHEFWSIWAGKEDGDCSAKTPDEHQVVKVFPRYALRRRLKVVADLCLRFSLDEEQASLLQWAQQRMDSLQFCCMKMTIWALPLYAIKEVLNVFHPEHIEELELNVEWNVFTLAQFAPCLGQMRNLHKFFLAPIYRNTFHISNRTRDREETHVRKIISQFSKLNCLQHLCMYGINFIKDHMTQILRCLMTPLETLSVTHYQISQSDLNCFSWCQKLFQLKHLDMKGVILFDLDLIPLQVLLENVADTLQSLDLKGCRMKDSQLTVLIPVLSKCSQLSKVSFYDNEFSMSILMDFLQHTANLSKMNVEQYSAPLECYDELGYVSIERFVQLCAEQIDRLRAIRQPKNISFATHICPRCGERCVYGLGTRLCRCWR from the exons ATGAGTGCTCAGACTCCACCCACACTCCTGAAGCtggcaaggcaggctctgctgagagatGAGACATTGGACATGTCAGCTCTGGACAAACTGCCCATGGAGCTCTTCCCAGTACTGTTCAAGGAGGCCTTGATTGGCAGACACACTGCAACTGTGAAGGCAATGGtggcagcctggcctttcccctgtctccctgtggggGCATTGATGAAGACTCCTGACTTGGAAACATTCCAGGCAGTGCTAGCAGGAGTAGACATGTGGCTGCAAAGAAAATTTCACCCCAG GGGAAAACTTCAGGTTCTTGACCTGAGGAAGGAGCACCATGAATTCTGGAGCATATGGGCTGGAAAAGAGGATGGTGACTGTTCAGCAAAAACCCCAGATGAGCATCAAGTAGTGAAGGTCTTTCCTAGATATGCACTGAGGCGGCGCCTGAAGGTGGTAGCTGACCTTTGCCTCAGGTTCTCTCTTGATGAAGAGCAAGCATCCTTATTGCAGTGGGCCCAGCAGAGAATGGACTCCCTCCAGTTTTGCTGTATGAAGATGACCATCTGGGCTCTGCCTCTCTATGCTATCAAAGAGGTCTTGAATGTTTTCCATCCAGAGCACATTGAGGAATTGGAACTTAATGTGGAATGGAATGTATTCACCCTAGCCCAATTTGCTCCCTGCCTGGGCCAGATGAGAAATCTTCACAAATTCTTCCTGGCACCCATCTACAGGAACACCTTCCACATTTCCAACAGgacaagagacagagaagagactcATGTCAGGAAGATTATTTCTCAGTTCTCAAAACTCAACTGTCTCCAGCATCTCTGCATGTATGGCATCAACTTTATCAAAGACCACATGACTCAGATCCTCAG GTGCCTGATGACCCCATTGGAAACCCTCTCCGTCACTCACTATCAAATTTCACAGTCAGACTTGAATTGCTTCTCCTGGTGTCAGAAGCTCTTTCAGCTAAAACATCTGGACATGAAAGGTGTGATCTTATTTGACTTGGATCTTATTCCTCTCCAAGTCCTTCTAGAGAATGTGGCAGACACATTGCAGTCCCTGGACTTGAAGGGTTGTAGGATGAAGGACTCTCAGCTTACTGTGCTCATACCTGTCCTCAGCAAGTGCTCACAGCTAAGCAAGGTCAGCTTCTATGACAATGAATTCTCCATGTCCATCCTGATGGACTTTTTGCAGCACACAGCCAACTTGAGCAAGATGAATGTGGAACAATACTCTGCCCCTCTCGAGTGCTATGATGAATTGGGTTATGTCTCCATAGAGAGATTTGTCCAACTCTGTGCTGAGCAAATAGATAGACTCAGAGCCATAAGGCAGCCCAAGAACATCTCCTTTGCTACACACATCTGCCCTAGATGTGGAGAGCGTTGTGTCTATGGTCTGGGGACCAGACTCTGTCGTTGCTGGCGGTAA
- the LOC110542283 gene encoding PRAME family member 8-like isoform X3, which translates to MSAQTPPTLLKLARQALLRDETLDMSALDKLPMELFPVLFKEALIGRHTATVKAMVAAWPFPCLPVGALMKTPDLETFQAVLAGVDMWLQRKFHPRCLMTPLETLSVTHYQISQSDLNCFSWCQKLFQLKHLDMKGVILFDLDLIPLQVLLENVADTLQSLDLKGCRMKDSQLTVLIPVLSKCSQLSKVSFYDNEFSMSILMDFLQHTANLSKMNVEQYSAPLECYDELGYVSIERFVQLCAEQIDRLRAIRQPKNISFATHICPRCGERCVYGLGTRLCRCWR; encoded by the exons ATGAGTGCTCAGACTCCACCCACACTCCTGAAGCtggcaaggcaggctctgctgagagatGAGACATTGGACATGTCAGCTCTGGACAAACTGCCCATGGAGCTCTTCCCAGTACTGTTCAAGGAGGCCTTGATTGGCAGACACACTGCAACTGTGAAGGCAATGGtggcagcctggcctttcccctgtctccctgtggggGCATTGATGAAGACTCCTGACTTGGAAACATTCCAGGCAGTGCTAGCAGGAGTAGACATGTGGCTGCAAAGAAAATTTCACCCCAG GTGCCTGATGACCCCATTGGAAACCCTCTCCGTCACTCACTATCAAATTTCACAGTCAGACTTGAATTGCTTCTCCTGGTGTCAGAAGCTCTTTCAGCTAAAACATCTGGACATGAAAGGTGTGATCTTATTTGACTTGGATCTTATTCCTCTCCAAGTCCTTCTAGAGAATGTGGCAGACACATTGCAGTCCCTGGACTTGAAGGGTTGTAGGATGAAGGACTCTCAGCTTACTGTGCTCATACCTGTCCTCAGCAAGTGCTCACAGCTAAGCAAGGTCAGCTTCTATGACAATGAATTCTCCATGTCCATCCTGATGGACTTTTTGCAGCACACAGCCAACTTGAGCAAGATGAATGTGGAACAATACTCTGCCCCTCTCGAGTGCTATGATGAATTGGGTTATGTCTCCATAGAGAGATTTGTCCAACTCTGTGCTGAGCAAATAGATAGACTCAGAGCCATAAGGCAGCCCAAGAACATCTCCTTTGCTACACACATCTGCCCTAGATGTGGAGAGCGTTGTGTCTATGGTCTGGGGACCAGACTCTGTCGTTGCTGGCGGTAA
- the LOC110542283 gene encoding PRAME family member 8-like isoform X1 — MSAQTPPTLLKLARQALLRDETLDMSALDKLPMELFPVLFKEALIGRHTATVKAMVAAWPFPCLPVGALMKTPDLETFQAVLAGVDMWLQRKFHPRRGKLQVLDLRKEHHEFWSIWAGKEDGDCSAKTPDEHQVVKVFPRYALRRRLKVVADLCLRFSLDEEQASLLQWAQQRMDSLQFCCMKMTIWALPLYAIKEVLNVFHPEHIEELELNVEWNVFTLAQFAPCLGQMRNLHKFFLAPIYRNTFHISNRTRDREETHVRKIISQFSKLNCLQHLCMYGINFIKDHMTQILRCLMTPLETLSVTHYQISQSDLNCFSWCQKLFQLKHLDMKGVILFDLDLIPLQVLLENVADTLQSLDLKGCRMKDSQLTVLIPVLSKCSQLSKVSFYDNEFSMSILMDFLQHTANLSKMNVEQYSAPLECYDELGYVSIERFVQLCAEQIDRLRAIRQPKNISFATHICPRCGERCVYGLGTRLCRCWR; from the exons ATGAGTGCTCAGACTCCACCCACACTCCTGAAGCtggcaaggcaggctctgctgagagatGAGACATTGGACATGTCAGCTCTGGACAAACTGCCCATGGAGCTCTTCCCAGTACTGTTCAAGGAGGCCTTGATTGGCAGACACACTGCAACTGTGAAGGCAATGGtggcagcctggcctttcccctgtctccctgtggggGCATTGATGAAGACTCCTGACTTGGAAACATTCCAGGCAGTGCTAGCAGGAGTAGACATGTGGCTGCAAAGAAAATTTCACCCCAG GAGGGGAAAACTTCAGGTTCTTGACCTGAGGAAGGAGCACCATGAATTCTGGAGCATATGGGCTGGAAAAGAGGATGGTGACTGTTCAGCAAAAACCCCAGATGAGCATCAAGTAGTGAAGGTCTTTCCTAGATATGCACTGAGGCGGCGCCTGAAGGTGGTAGCTGACCTTTGCCTCAGGTTCTCTCTTGATGAAGAGCAAGCATCCTTATTGCAGTGGGCCCAGCAGAGAATGGACTCCCTCCAGTTTTGCTGTATGAAGATGACCATCTGGGCTCTGCCTCTCTATGCTATCAAAGAGGTCTTGAATGTTTTCCATCCAGAGCACATTGAGGAATTGGAACTTAATGTGGAATGGAATGTATTCACCCTAGCCCAATTTGCTCCCTGCCTGGGCCAGATGAGAAATCTTCACAAATTCTTCCTGGCACCCATCTACAGGAACACCTTCCACATTTCCAACAGgacaagagacagagaagagactcATGTCAGGAAGATTATTTCTCAGTTCTCAAAACTCAACTGTCTCCAGCATCTCTGCATGTATGGCATCAACTTTATCAAAGACCACATGACTCAGATCCTCAG GTGCCTGATGACCCCATTGGAAACCCTCTCCGTCACTCACTATCAAATTTCACAGTCAGACTTGAATTGCTTCTCCTGGTGTCAGAAGCTCTTTCAGCTAAAACATCTGGACATGAAAGGTGTGATCTTATTTGACTTGGATCTTATTCCTCTCCAAGTCCTTCTAGAGAATGTGGCAGACACATTGCAGTCCCTGGACTTGAAGGGTTGTAGGATGAAGGACTCTCAGCTTACTGTGCTCATACCTGTCCTCAGCAAGTGCTCACAGCTAAGCAAGGTCAGCTTCTATGACAATGAATTCTCCATGTCCATCCTGATGGACTTTTTGCAGCACACAGCCAACTTGAGCAAGATGAATGTGGAACAATACTCTGCCCCTCTCGAGTGCTATGATGAATTGGGTTATGTCTCCATAGAGAGATTTGTCCAACTCTGTGCTGAGCAAATAGATAGACTCAGAGCCATAAGGCAGCCCAAGAACATCTCCTTTGCTACACACATCTGCCCTAGATGTGGAGAGCGTTGTGTCTATGGTCTGGGGACCAGACTCTGTCGTTGCTGGCGGTAA